TCCTAATTTTGGATACCAATAATGTGGACTTCGTAAAAAATGAGGAGGATTATATGCGTATTATTGAGTTAATAGATCAGCCCTATAAGATTGGAGTGCATCGGGTGGTGGTTTAAGGGAACAAAGAATAATTCAATGAAAGAATGAGAGAATGATTAATTAATGGGTTAGGTAATACCTTATAGCATAACTCCAAACTCTTTTCGCCTCTGCGCCTCTGCGTGATTATATTTGTAATCATATTGGGTTGTAAATAATTCCTGAACGTCAACACTTACCGTTCATTACTTCTTTCCAAAAAATCAATCGTTTTTCCGAAGAAGGAAACTTCCCAAACCATTGCAATAAATAGATAGTAATAAAAGGAAGCCCGAAACCTATGAGTGCTCCAAACCACACATCTATTAGAAAATGCTGGAGGATATAGACTCTCGACAGGCCTGTTAAGACAGCTATGGAAAGAATGAGAAGATTGATGGCTGGACCTTTTTTTAATGCCCATACTAAGAAGAATGCAACTAGAAATACACTCTGAGTATGACCGGAAGGAAACGTATGGAGACCATGTAAATGAACGCCAGTTACTTGATGTAATAAATCAAAATCTTGAATATAGGCCATGGGGCGATCTAGATGGGCGAAAACTCCCTTTTTCAATACCAATTGAACTATAAGAGCTTCAAGAATAACGAAGAATGCGAAAAATCCGGCTTTCACATAACTTCTAAATAGGAGAAATATAAAGACCGGAATGAATACCAAACCATCCCCAAGATGGGTGATGTATTTAAAAAATAAATCTAAAAAAGGAGTATTCAAACCATTGATCCAAAATGTAGCTTGCTCTTTAGGCAGGAATAATATGGGTGATGATAACAACAATACGGCAATCATCATATATAACAAACCTCTGGTAGAGGAGTCTGCTAAAAGAGTATTCGAACTAAGTTTTGTCATGCAGCAAAAATAATAGATTTCTTGAGAAGTTAAGGTGTTAACTAGAATTGCAGGCTCATCAGAACTATAATTCTCCCTCCCACTCTGCATAAAATTGTTCTAAATATGTCTCCATAAAATCATGTCGCTGCTGAGCTATTTTCTTAGCCTCCTCCGTGTTCATCATATCTTTTAGCAGCAACAATTTTTCGTAAAAATGATTGAGCGTTGGATTGGTATTCTTCTTATAATCCTCTAGACTTGCATATTTTATGGGCTGTATTTCGGGATTATAGATTTCGCGTTTTTTAAAGCCTCCAAAGGCAAAAGTTCTGGCAATACCTATGGCACCAATGGCATCAAGCCTATCGGCATCCTGAACTATTTTTCCTTCCAAAGTAGCTGGTACTTTTCCTTTACTAAAAGAAACTTCTTGCATAATGAGCAAAATGTGATTCTTTTCCGACTCACCTACCTCGTTCTTATCCAGCCACTCCCCTGCCATTCTAGGACCAATTTCTTCATCACCTCCATTAAGTTTATGGTCGGCAATATCATGTAACAAAGCAGCCATTTCTACAATAAAAATATCCACCTCATATGCCTTTGCAATATTCATGGCATTATTTCTTACTCGGTGAATATGCCACCAATCGTGACCACTACCCTCACCTTCCAGAATACCACGAATATATTTTTCTGTTTCTAGAATATTTTTTATCTGCTTCATAAATATCAAGTCTGATTATAGGCTACGCATAGCTACAACGGGATCTAACTTACTGGCTTTAAGCGCTGGCCACAAACCGCTAATCAATCCAATGATAGAAGAAACAGAAATACCCAATATAATATTCCCTTCGTTGAGCATCAATTCCCAATCGAAACCAAAGGTGGCCACCATTCCAAGAATAAATACAAAGAACAAACCAAAAAGCCCCCCTAAGACGCTTAAGAAAACTGCTTCAAATAAAAATTGAGTAAGAATAAAATACCGTTTTGCCCCCAATGATTTTTGAATACCTATGATATTGGTTCTTTCTTTCACCGATACAAACATGATATTGGCAATTCCAAAACCACCTACTAAAAGTGAGAAGCCTCCAATTACCCATCCTAAACCAGCTAACATACCAAAAAACTGATCGAACTGATTAGAAATCACAGAAGTTTCATTAATAGCAAAATCATCATCGGCACCAGGTTTTATTCTATGCGCCGCTCTCAGTATACCAGTAATTTCACTTCTCAATTCTTCATTGGTAATATTAGGCTTTCCCTTCACCATCAGTGCATTTCCACTGTATCGCAAATCCACAAAGGATTTCATATAATTCACAGGGATAAAAACCTGTTTATCAGGAGAATTACCAAAACTATCCTCCCCCTTTTTTTCCATTACCCCTATCACATAGGTTTTCATTCCTCCAATTTTAAAGGTCTTCCCTTCTGCATCCTCATTTGGAAATAGATTGTCTGCAATTTCACTACCTATTAAAGCAACTTGCCTCCCATTAATACTTTCGGAACGAGTAAAATACCGCCCAATACCAATATCAACCGACATCACTTTATTGTGATCGTAGGTTATTCCTTGAATCTGCATATTTTCCATCAGATTATTACCATTCTTGATGGTTTTTCTCTTATAAACAGAAAAAGCCACCGCTTCGGTAAGATTACTTCTCTTTTCAACGATTTTTAAATCTTCTAAAGAAGGTTGAGGACGATTCATATATTTCCACCAAGGTGCATTCCCATCAGTCATCCAAGGCCATTTCTGAACAAAAAGCACATTACTACCCAAAGCACTCACACTATCTCGCAATTGTTTCTCTAAAGAATCAAAAACAGTGAATACTGAGATGATAGCAAATATACCAATGGTAATCCCCAATAAGGATAAAAAGGTACGTGTTTTATTGACTACCAGCTCTCTAACAGCAAACAAATAACTTTCGCGAATCAGCTTCAAATATATCATGAGGATGTCTTTTCAGTTTGGACGATAAAAGAGGATAAAGGTAACAAAAAGAAATGTAGGTTTTTGAATTAAGAATAATGATTTTGGGTGATGGTGACTGGGTGCTAGGGAACTCGAAGACTTGGGGAATGGGAGATTAAAGAGTTGGCGAACTGGAAAGTTGGGGAGGTGGAGAGGTGGCATTTCATTCTTTAATCAGTGCTAATCCGCTATATCCGTATCATCTGTGTCCTAGGTGCTGGGTGCTGGGTGCTGAGTAGGGTTTATGAAAGCCAAACAAATAATCATACTTTTGCCCAATGAATTTTCTAGCACATATATACCTTTCGGGTAATAATAAAGAAATTGCCTTAGGTAATCTAATTGGTGATATGGTGAAGGGAAATGCTTATGAAAATTATCCCAAAGACATTCGTACTGGATTGATTCTACATCGTTCTATTGATGAGTTTACTGATGCGCATTTGGACTTTAAACACTCTTGCGAAATCATTAAACCTTATTTTAATCGTTATGCGGGTATCGTTGCCGATATCTATTACGATCATTTTTTGGCAAAATATTGGTCTGAATTTTCTGATATCGAATTACAAAAAACAGTGAATGATATCTATATTTTAATGATTAAAAAATACAGACTACTACCTGCTAGAGCTCAGAGGATCGCTCCATTTATGATACTGAGAAATTGGTTAGGAACCTATGGTCACTTTGAACCACTTCATCAAGTTTTTCTGGGAATGCATAGAAGAACAAGCGAAAAAGGGCACATGGATATTGCTGTACAAAAGCTAAAAGTTCATTATGAAGAATTGGAAAAAGATTTCAGATTATTTATGCCAGATGTAATTGAGTTTAGCAATAAAAAGCTAAGCTTTATTCCGACTATTATAGACTAAATATACACCTCCAATTACAAGAGGAATACTCAATATTTGGCCCATATTTAAGGTCATACCCTCCTCAAAATCAACTTGATTCACTTTTAAGAACTCGATAAAAAATCTCATCCCAAATACTAATATCAGGAACATTCCCAATAAATAACCATCGGCAGTTTTTCCGTCTTTCTTATAGTAATATTTAATAAGGAAAATGAATATGGCTAAATAACTTAAAGCCTCATAAATTTGAGTAGGATGACGTGGATCAGTTTGTCCATCTCTAACAAAGATAAAACCCCATGGTAAATCTGTTACGTGCCCATAGATTTCAGAATTCATTAAATTCCCCGTTCTTATGGCGACCGCTGCCAAAGCCGTAACTATCACAATCCTATCCATGGTCCAGAGATATCCTCGCTTTTCCTTTTTGGAGAAGATATAAATAGCGATAAGAATTCCGACCGCAGCACCATGACTAGCTAAACCACCCTGCCACACGTATAGAATTTCGATTAAGTGCTTGCTATAATAAGCCCAATCGTAGAAAATAACATGACCCAATCTCGCACCAACCACAGTAGCCACCAACATATAGGTAGTCAAAGTGTCCAATATTTTTTCTTCTACGCCTTCTTTCTTAAAGAATTTGAGCATAATAATATATCCGAAGAAAAAACCAGAGGCAAATAATAATCCATACCAGCGTGGGGCAATAAATCCTAAGTCAAAAATTTCTGGGTCGACAGTCCAAGTAATAAAGTCAAGTATCATAATCAGGAAAATTTATTTACAAAATTGCATTTTATTATTGAGGCTTAAAAACCTTATTTGTTAAGCTTACTTAATTTATCTTTTCTATAAAGCTCTTTCAGCTTGGCATATTTTAAATAGGTACCTAAGGCATTTATCCTACAAATGGTTAAGCCTTCCCAACCATCAAGGAAACCCATATTCTTAACATAGTCTCTACAAAATTTAATGAAAGGTGAGAAATATAATTTCAGAGCATTTATTTTTTTACCCTCCTCAAAAAGGGTTTGTGCGGCTATACTAGAAAACTTGTTGGTTTGGGCCATATGATCTTCCAAGGAATAAAAAGAATAATGTAATAAATCGCCTTTTAAATGCTTCACTTTACTATTCGGCTTCAATATCAACTCATCATGAGGATTCCGACCTCCCCACTGTCCCAAATCCTTATTCCAAAGTCTGATTTTCACATCGGGGTACCATCCTGAATGTTTGATCCATCTTCCATTATAAAATGATAATCGATTAAATTTATAAGCATCGAATTTAGGGTTTTCTTTGACCTCCAGGATGGATTTCCTCAATTGTTCATCCACTCTTTCATCGGCATCTAAAGACAAAACCCAATCGTACTTGGCTTCTTTTAATACATTATTCTTCTGTTCCACATAGCCATCAAAAGCATGTTGAACAAATCTCACTTGATGGGAGTTACAAATAGCCTCCGTTTGGTCAGTGGAAAAACTGTCCAACACGACAATCTCATCCGCTACTTCTTTAGCCGATTCAATGCAAGCACCTATATTTCGCTCCTCATTAAAAGTAATGATAAGAACTGAAAGTTTAATCATTTAGTGATTTTTGGCAAAGATAGTAATTTGATTCTTTAAGCAGTCAATTGATATGGGGGGATTTATTCTTAAACAAAAACAGTCATCACATTCCGATTTTTT
This Lentimicrobium sp. L6 DNA region includes the following protein-coding sequences:
- a CDS encoding phosphatase PAP2 family protein, with protein sequence MTKLSSNTLLADSSTRGLLYMMIAVLLLSSPILFLPKEQATFWINGLNTPFLDLFFKYITHLGDGLVFIPVFIFLLFRSYVKAGFFAFFVILEALIVQLVLKKGVFAHLDRPMAYIQDFDLLHQVTGVHLHGLHTFPSGHTQSVFLVAFFLVWALKKGPAINLLILSIAVLTGLSRVYILQHFLIDVWFGALIGFGLPFITIYLLQWFGKFPSSEKRLIFWKEVMNGKC
- a CDS encoding HD domain-containing protein, producing the protein MKQIKNILETEKYIRGILEGEGSGHDWWHIHRVRNNAMNIAKAYEVDIFIVEMAALLHDIADHKLNGGDEEIGPRMAGEWLDKNEVGESEKNHILLIMQEVSFSKGKVPATLEGKIVQDADRLDAIGAIGIARTFAFGGFKKREIYNPEIQPIKYASLEDYKKNTNPTLNHFYEKLLLLKDMMNTEEAKKIAQQRHDFMETYLEQFYAEWEGEL
- a CDS encoding ABC transporter permease yields the protein MIYLKLIRESYLFAVRELVVNKTRTFLSLLGITIGIFAIISVFTVFDSLEKQLRDSVSALGSNVLFVQKWPWMTDGNAPWWKYMNRPQPSLEDLKIVEKRSNLTEAVAFSVYKRKTIKNGNNLMENMQIQGITYDHNKVMSVDIGIGRYFTRSESINGRQVALIGSEIADNLFPNEDAEGKTFKIGGMKTYVIGVMEKKGEDSFGNSPDKQVFIPVNYMKSFVDLRYSGNALMVKGKPNITNEELRSEITGILRAAHRIKPGADDDFAINETSVISNQFDQFFGMLAGLGWVIGGFSLLVGGFGIANIMFVSVKERTNIIGIQKSLGAKRYFILTQFLFEAVFLSVLGGLFGLFFVFILGMVATFGFDWELMLNEGNIILGISVSSIIGLISGLWPALKASKLDPVVAMRSL
- a CDS encoding ACP phosphodiesterase, encoding MNFLAHIYLSGNNKEIALGNLIGDMVKGNAYENYPKDIRTGLILHRSIDEFTDAHLDFKHSCEIIKPYFNRYAGIVADIYYDHFLAKYWSEFSDIELQKTVNDIYILMIKKYRLLPARAQRIAPFMILRNWLGTYGHFEPLHQVFLGMHRRTSEKGHMDIAVQKLKVHYEELEKDFRLFMPDVIEFSNKKLSFIPTIID
- the lgt gene encoding prolipoprotein diacylglyceryl transferase, coding for MLDFITWTVDPEIFDLGFIAPRWYGLLFASGFFFGYIIMLKFFKKEGVEEKILDTLTTYMLVATVVGARLGHVIFYDWAYYSKHLIEILYVWQGGLASHGAAVGILIAIYIFSKKEKRGYLWTMDRIVIVTALAAVAIRTGNLMNSEIYGHVTDLPWGFIFVRDGQTDPRHPTQIYEALSYLAIFIFLIKYYYKKDGKTADGYLLGMFLILVFGMRFFIEFLKVNQVDFEEGMTLNMGQILSIPLVIGGVYLVYNSRNKA
- a CDS encoding glycosyltransferase family 2 protein, translated to MIKLSVLIITFNEERNIGACIESAKEVADEIVVLDSFSTDQTEAICNSHQVRFVQHAFDGYVEQKNNVLKEAKYDWVLSLDADERVDEQLRKSILEVKENPKFDAYKFNRLSFYNGRWIKHSGWYPDVKIRLWNKDLGQWGGRNPHDELILKPNSKVKHLKGDLLHYSFYSLEDHMAQTNKFSSIAAQTLFEEGKKINALKLYFSPFIKFCRDYVKNMGFLDGWEGLTICRINALGTYLKYAKLKELYRKDKLSKLNK